In Streptomyces chartreusis NRRL 3882, the following are encoded in one genomic region:
- a CDS encoding DUF2516 family protein has protein sequence MQGFAGFMWLLSIALIIFSGFALFDAAVRREDAYRAADKKTKPFWLIILGLAFVVNLLFPILSFLPIIGLIATIVYMVDVRPAIRALPGGGRSRRGSSSDGPYGPWNGGR, from the coding sequence ATGCAGGGCTTCGCAGGGTTCATGTGGCTTCTGAGCATTGCCCTGATCATTTTCAGCGGCTTCGCGTTGTTCGACGCCGCCGTGCGGCGGGAGGACGCCTACCGAGCGGCCGACAAGAAGACCAAGCCGTTCTGGCTGATCATCCTCGGGCTGGCCTTCGTGGTGAACCTGCTCTTCCCGATCCTGTCGTTCCTCCCGATCATCGGCCTCATCGCGACGATCGTGTACATGGTCGACGTGCGCCCCGCCATCCGCGCGCTCCCCGGCGGCGGCCGCAGCCGGCGCGGCTCCAGCAGCGACGGTCCGTACGGCCCCTGGAACGGCGGCCGGTAA